The genomic segment CGGTGATTGATATACCTGAAGATATGCTTCTGAAAGACTCTATGGATCCAGTTAATTCAACCGCACTTAGCACATATCCGTCTTTGCTTCACAATCTTGATGATGGAGATTATTTCAAAGAACGTGCGATACTATGTCCTACAAATGATGTTGTTGATGAGGTAAACGATTACATGATGGATCTTCTTCCAGGGGAATCACATCAGTATTATAGTTCAGATAAGATCTGCAGTTCAGATACTTCCAGCAAGAGAGATGATGGTCTCTCAACAGAATACCTTAATTCAATTAAGTGTTCTGGATTGCCAAACCATCTTTTGAAATGGAAGAAGGGCGTTCCTGTTATGTTGCTACGAAACATCGACCAGCAATACGGGTTATGTAATGGAACCAGGCTGCAAATAACTCAACTTGGAAAACATGTCATTGAAGGAAAAGTTCTCACTGGGAATAACATCGGCAACAAAGTCTATCTTCCAAGAATGCTCTTAATGCCTACAGATTCTAGATTGCCTTTCCGGCTTCAGCGAAGACAGTTCCCAATAGCTCCTTGCTTTGCGATGACAATTAATAAGAGTCAGGGACAGTCTCTCCCATGTTGGGATATACTTGCCGAGACCAGTATTTACACATGGTCAATTGTATGTTGCAGTGTCAAGAGTCAAGAGTAGAAAGGGCTTGAAGATTCTTATCGTTGATGAAAATGGTGAAAGgataaacacaacaacaaacgTTGTGTACAAAGAAATATTCCAAAACATATGAGGTATGTCCTACATCACTCAGATAGAAAACGGCTTAATTTTACTACTTAGTTCTTATAAGTATCCTCTATCCATATATATAGTActtaatgaaaattttctaataagttttttttttttttcacttattcaAGGTGCAGATGAGTGCTTTAAAGCTTGAGATGCAGTTCTCCCTTTGTAAAATCTCAATTACAACTATCAAGAACCCTTATGTTGTTTAGTCAATCAAACAAGCTTGaatcgtttctgtttttttttttctttatttaccaGACAGCTTACTACAATGCAACGTTTTCTATTCGTGTCTTTTGTTCTTAAAAGAATATTAATCATGTTAGGAGATGATTTTAAGCAGGTAGAAGAGATAATAAGAAACCATACCTTCCAACTATGAGGAATGGCAACAGAGTCATCTTCAGGGTGAAAGCTGTTAACCTTGCTTTAAAAAGAATGATTGGACTTATAATCGCGTTCTGTAATTCCTtctcaaatagaaaaaaaaaacactgcaagtataaaatattctataacttCGAACCTGATATGGtctttttgtaatttgaatACTCCATGTATTGAACACTATTGGAATCTAAGAGCTTcgtaa from the Camelina sativa cultivar DH55 chromosome 12, Cs, whole genome shotgun sequence genome contains:
- the LOC104734097 gene encoding ATP-dependent DNA helicase PIF1-like; translation: MAALLLEGGRTAHSRFSIPIQVHETSTCTFSADSDIAALIEEAKLIIWDEAPMMHKHCFEALDRSLRDILNPGKLFGGKAVVFGGDFRQILPMVPKGSREQIVQASLSSSFLWNSCQVLTLTKNRRLTVESDPLEVDLIKDFSEWILKLGDDKLYEPNDGEAVIDIPEDMLLKDSMDPVNSTALSTYPSLLHNLDDGDYFKERAILCPTNDVVDEVNDYMMDLLPGESHQYYSSDKICSSDTSSKRDDGLSTEYLNSIKCSGLPNHLLKWKKGVPVMLLRNIDQQYGLCNGTRLQITQLGKHVIEGKVLTGNNIGNKVYLPRMLLMPTDSRLPFRLQRRQFPIAPCFAMTINKSQGQSLPCWDILAETSIYTWSIVCCSVKSQE